The following proteins are co-located in the Planococcus plakortidis genome:
- a CDS encoding ATP-binding protein: MERSLTTRKRNQLFIHLFGFGSLSHLVLNYFVDFNASIIAPIFGMLAYSILFTLLYTKLPPSRLRFAILFALNAYILILQFESLSFVTAVYFIIPIVAASLYNDTRSIIALSFLTIIEVILLTFVFGRFQTSGSLEYIHVSMVVFFSLMMLLTILHSFYFSNYWRQLELRNASMEKALTSKDGYLDLFFQAAKDAIAVFDFEGRIIAINPAFVQLYGWTADECLGKALPLYPPEHAEAAELRAEKVRQGESFTLETDDIKKDGTRFPAQITLSPIFDSQGQVIATSVISRDISYRKETERMLLQTEKLKMAGEIAAGVAHEIRNPMTVISGFVQMMHNDPNHRYPSYTSLMQSELDRINLIISEFLILAKPQAPQKKEIDIGKILDECIFLFGPEFVLHGISVDTDVSGPFVAEGEEHHLKQVFINILKNAIEAMEEGGSLRITASNNEGKLRIHFQDDGPGIPPQLAERVFEPFYTTKATGTGLGLLISQKIAQEHGGSLTIGNMEEKGACVIVTLPLLTEQ; encoded by the coding sequence ATGGAACGCTCACTGACAACCCGCAAGCGCAATCAATTATTTATCCATCTGTTCGGCTTTGGCAGCCTGTCACATTTGGTGCTGAATTATTTCGTCGACTTCAACGCTTCCATTATAGCGCCGATATTCGGCATGCTCGCCTACTCGATCCTATTCACCTTACTATATACGAAATTGCCCCCTTCCCGGTTGCGTTTTGCCATATTGTTTGCATTGAATGCCTATATTTTGATACTGCAATTCGAATCATTGTCGTTTGTTACGGCTGTTTACTTTATCATCCCCATTGTTGCCGCTTCCCTTTATAACGATACCCGGTCCATCATCGCACTTTCGTTCCTGACCATTATCGAAGTGATCCTTCTAACTTTCGTTTTCGGCCGTTTTCAAACGAGCGGTTCATTGGAATATATCCATGTGTCGATGGTGGTGTTTTTCAGCCTGATGATGCTACTGACGATTTTGCATAGCTTTTATTTCAGCAATTATTGGCGTCAGCTGGAATTGCGCAATGCGTCGATGGAAAAAGCGCTCACCTCAAAAGATGGTTATCTCGACTTGTTCTTCCAAGCCGCTAAAGACGCGATTGCCGTCTTCGATTTCGAAGGGCGCATTATCGCGATCAATCCTGCTTTTGTGCAATTATACGGCTGGACTGCCGATGAATGCCTTGGGAAAGCGCTCCCGCTCTACCCGCCTGAACATGCCGAAGCAGCGGAACTGCGGGCAGAAAAAGTCCGGCAAGGCGAAAGTTTCACGCTCGAAACGGACGATATCAAAAAAGATGGCACGCGTTTCCCGGCACAGATCACGCTATCCCCCATCTTCGATTCGCAAGGGCAAGTCATTGCGACATCGGTCATTTCCAGGGACATCAGTTACCGGAAAGAGACCGAGCGGATGCTTCTCCAAACGGAAAAATTGAAGATGGCCGGTGAGATCGCGGCTGGGGTCGCACATGAAATCCGTAACCCGATGACGGTCATTTCGGGATTTGTCCAAATGATGCATAACGATCCGAATCATCGCTACCCAAGCTATACATCGTTGATGCAATCGGAACTCGACCGCATCAATTTGATCATCAGCGAATTCCTGATCCTCGCAAAACCGCAAGCTCCTCAAAAGAAAGAAATCGATATCGGGAAAATTCTCGACGAATGCATATTCCTGTTCGGGCCCGAATTCGTGCTCCATGGCATCTCGGTCGATACAGATGTTTCAGGCCCGTTCGTCGCTGAGGGCGAAGAGCATCATTTAAAGCAAGTATTCATCAATATATTGAAGAATGCGATCGAAGCAATGGAAGAAGGCGGCTCTTTACGTATTACTGCCAGTAACAATGAAGGGAAACTGCGCATCCATTTTCAAGATGATGGACCAGGCATTCCGCCCCAATTGGCAGAACGCGTTTTCGAACCGTTCTACACGACAAAAGCGACAGGTACCGGCCTCGGCTTATTGATTTCACAGAAAATCGCCCAAGAACATGGCGGAAGCTTGACTATCGGCAACATGGAGGAAAAAGGCGCCTGCGTGATCGTCACTTTGCCGCTATTGACGGAGCAATGA
- a CDS encoding Gfo/Idh/MocA family protein, protein MDLIAIGIIGAGIVGERIIKQIQQHGKVQVAAVYDTDSNRLDYVKEQYGVPVTDSLDELFEADIDWVYIGTPPNSHAELAETAARRGLHVLCEKPLAHDAHAAKSMAESAKNNRIHTAMHFPLMYSPVVREMALRIKSGDIGKVRRIELHTVFPVWPRPWQQNPWIASRDQGGFVREVFPHYLQLMHRLFGTLDIAAHQVDFPEDAEKCETGIIAHGTSQQGAPFSLSGLSGAGQNELLQFKVYGEDGVLTLENWSRLYREEQGKPRVEVQTEMEVPSLFDEMQEQSTFLVGFDEGLVVQRYIDRLLQ, encoded by the coding sequence ATGGATTTGATAGCGATTGGGATTATAGGCGCAGGAATTGTCGGGGAACGCATCATCAAACAAATCCAGCAGCATGGCAAAGTGCAGGTTGCAGCGGTTTATGACACGGATAGCAATCGGTTGGATTATGTAAAAGAACAGTATGGCGTTCCCGTCACTGATTCCTTGGATGAATTATTCGAAGCAGATATCGATTGGGTGTATATCGGCACGCCGCCGAACAGCCACGCAGAACTGGCGGAAACCGCGGCAAGGCGGGGCTTGCATGTTTTATGCGAAAAGCCTTTGGCACATGACGCACATGCCGCAAAGTCCATGGCAGAATCGGCGAAGAACAACCGTATCCACACCGCCATGCATTTTCCGCTGATGTATTCGCCCGTTGTCCGGGAAATGGCGCTACGCATCAAAAGCGGGGACATCGGGAAAGTCCGCCGCATTGAACTTCATACGGTGTTTCCGGTATGGCCACGGCCGTGGCAGCAAAATCCGTGGATTGCCTCCAGGGACCAGGGAGGGTTCGTGCGTGAAGTCTTTCCCCATTACCTGCAGTTGATGCACCGTTTGTTCGGCACATTGGACATTGCCGCACACCAAGTGGACTTTCCAGAAGACGCCGAAAAATGTGAAACCGGGATCATCGCCCATGGCACCTCCCAGCAAGGTGCGCCCTTTTCATTGTCGGGCTTGAGCGGAGCGGGGCAAAACGAATTGCTGCAATTTAAAGTGTACGGCGAAGACGGGGTGCTGACGCTTGAAAACTGGTCGCGTTTGTATCGGGAGGAACAGGGGAAACCACGTGTAGAAGTGCAAACAGAAATGGAAGTTCCGTCCTTATTTGATGAAATGCAAGAACAATCGACCTTTCTCGTCGGCTTTGACGAAGGCTTGGTCGTCCAGCGTTATATCGACCGATTATTGCAATGA
- a CDS encoding thermonuclease family protein yields MKTFILVITLLLLAGCNLPGATDTGGTTDRATVEVTEVIDGDTVKILYEGKETTVRYLLVDTPETNHPRFGEQPLGPEATERNRELIEQAQRIEIEFDVGDRFDDYDRLLAYLYADGDSIQKQLLEEGYARVAYVFPPNTRYIDDFRDAESKAKDAEIGIWEYENYSTDRGFNEDAYRHKETDIQTDDGDCRIKGNINRSGNKIYHMPGTPSYEGTNPEQWFCTEQQARDAGFRSSRQ; encoded by the coding sequence ATGAAAACATTCATTTTAGTGATTACCCTGCTATTATTGGCAGGATGCAATTTGCCTGGCGCTACCGATACTGGCGGAACCACCGACAGGGCCACTGTCGAAGTCACCGAGGTCATTGACGGGGATACGGTGAAAATCCTGTACGAAGGCAAAGAAACCACGGTCCGGTATTTACTGGTCGATACGCCCGAAACGAATCACCCGAGGTTCGGCGAGCAGCCGCTAGGCCCTGAAGCGACGGAGCGCAACCGCGAACTGATTGAACAGGCACAACGAATCGAGATCGAATTCGATGTCGGCGACCGTTTTGACGATTACGACCGCCTCCTCGCCTATTTATACGCGGATGGGGATAGCATACAGAAACAATTACTTGAAGAAGGCTACGCCCGGGTCGCTTATGTCTTCCCGCCCAATACCCGCTATATCGATGATTTCCGCGATGCCGAATCCAAAGCGAAAGATGCTGAGATCGGCATATGGGAATACGAAAATTATTCAACGGACCGGGGATTCAACGAAGATGCTTACCGGCATAAAGAAACGGACATACAGACAGACGATGGAGACTGCCGCATTAAAGGCAATATTAACCGAAGCGGCAATAAAATTTATCACATGCCTGGAACCCCTTCCTATGAAGGAACCAATCCTGAACAATGGTTCTGCACGGAACAACAGGCAAGGGATGCCGGTTTCCGCAGCTCCAGACAGTAA
- a CDS encoding sensor histidine kinase, with the protein MKLKHKIHLSSTLLMFFVLLVLAVVIYYSFSSLAYETEVERLESEVEVMVATFNANSTEESPDNILRAYVPVDGLIKEKDRSSGLLNTIIQDPSVSVEFPNDVKGASGRMAVEGEQFAYVTAPVIWPGGEVVELIVAQSLQEVTANLATLRLVLISVTMLSMIPIFLSSALLGRVLTRPIEGLTGTMRRIQRDGSFEKLPVTGESQDELSQMGVTFNEMIGLLEENYRKQEEFVSNASHELKTPLTVISSYADLLQRRGSQDPALQEEALTAIRNETERMRQLIEQLLHIARRSQAQMDWQKIDLEPVLRQVMTAMNASYDREFRLQSPQPLIVETDVQQLKQLLYILLDNARKYSEDSIDMEAGKDGSVYIKIRDYGVGIPKDSLPHVFERFYRVDKARSRETGGFGLGLSLAKELADSLHLRLEIDSIEQLGTTVTIVFSGDFNVEELQSGQEG; encoded by the coding sequence ATGAAGCTCAAGCATAAGATCCATCTGTCTTCGACCCTTTTGATGTTTTTCGTGCTGTTGGTGTTGGCCGTTGTCATTTATTATTCCTTCAGTAGCCTGGCGTATGAAACGGAAGTCGAACGGCTGGAGTCGGAAGTGGAAGTGATGGTCGCGACCTTCAATGCCAATAGTACAGAAGAATCGCCGGATAATATCTTGCGCGCCTATGTGCCGGTCGACGGCTTGATTAAGGAGAAAGACCGAAGCAGCGGCTTGCTGAATACAATTATCCAGGATCCATCCGTCAGTGTAGAATTTCCCAATGATGTCAAAGGTGCTTCGGGAAGAATGGCTGTTGAAGGCGAGCAATTTGCCTACGTCACGGCGCCTGTGATCTGGCCGGGCGGTGAAGTGGTGGAGTTGATTGTCGCCCAATCGCTCCAGGAAGTGACCGCAAACCTCGCGACTTTGCGCTTAGTTCTCATTTCTGTAACGATGCTTTCGATGATCCCGATTTTCCTGTCGAGTGCCTTGCTCGGGCGCGTGTTGACCCGCCCGATCGAAGGGCTAACCGGGACCATGCGCCGCATCCAGCGCGATGGTTCTTTCGAGAAGTTGCCGGTAACGGGAGAATCGCAGGATGAGTTGAGCCAAATGGGCGTCACATTCAATGAAATGATCGGGTTATTGGAGGAAAACTACCGTAAACAGGAAGAGTTCGTTTCGAATGCCTCCCATGAACTGAAAACACCGCTGACGGTCATTTCAAGCTATGCCGATTTATTGCAGCGCAGGGGTTCGCAAGACCCGGCGCTGCAAGAAGAAGCCTTGACGGCGATACGCAACGAAACGGAACGAATGCGCCAGCTGATTGAACAATTATTGCATATCGCACGGCGCAGCCAAGCCCAGATGGATTGGCAGAAAATCGATCTTGAACCGGTGCTCCGCCAAGTCATGACGGCAATGAACGCTTCCTATGACAGGGAGTTCCGCCTGCAGTCACCGCAGCCGCTGATCGTCGAAACCGATGTCCAGCAACTCAAGCAATTGCTGTATATTCTGCTGGACAATGCCCGCAAGTATAGCGAAGACAGCATTGATATGGAAGCCGGGAAGGACGGTTCAGTATATATCAAAATCCGCGATTACGGCGTCGGCATCCCGAAAGATTCGCTGCCGCATGTATTCGAACGGTTTTACCGCGTCGACAAAGCGAGAAGCCGCGAGACCGGCGGATTTGGGCTTGGCCTTTCGCTCGCCAAGGAATTGGCTGATTCACTTCACCTGCGTCTCGAAATCGACAGCATTGAACAATTGGGCACGACGGTAACGATCGTTTTCTCAGGGGATTTTAATGTTGAGGAGTTACAATCAGGACAGGAGGGATGA
- a CDS encoding PepSY domain-containing protein has protein sequence MKKLIYVSAAAGILAFGGIVLADSNDSLQNTAPAVQNFQDGASSNNGTGNLNTGAASESETAQVAPIEQQSTGNGQQLIGKQQAIEAAKSAAPGKIDDVELEKEDGWAYYEVELEDRKTDYDVIVDAADGTVVSVESDDDNHNDDNDHDDYDDDDDNDDD, from the coding sequence GTGAAAAAACTAATCTATGTTTCAGCAGCAGCAGGTATTTTGGCGTTTGGCGGAATTGTGCTCGCAGATTCTAATGATTCCTTGCAAAATACTGCGCCAGCGGTACAAAACTTCCAAGATGGGGCATCGTCCAACAACGGGACGGGAAATTTAAACACGGGAGCTGCATCTGAATCCGAAACAGCGCAAGTTGCCCCAATCGAACAACAATCTACGGGCAATGGACAGCAGTTGATCGGCAAACAACAAGCTATCGAAGCAGCAAAAAGTGCAGCTCCGGGAAAAATTGATGATGTCGAGCTTGAAAAGGAAGATGGCTGGGCGTATTACGAAGTGGAGCTTGAAGATAGAAAAACCGATTACGATGTCATTGTGGATGCAGCGGATGGGACCGTAGTGTCAGTAGAATCCGATGATGACAACCACAATGACGATAATGACCACGATGACTACGACGACGATGACGACAACGATGATGATTAA
- a CDS encoding response regulator transcription factor has translation MTERILIVEDEKSIARVLELELKFEGYETTVALTGSEALIQFREQEWDLVLLDLMLPEIHGLDVLKRIRASDTTLPVILLTAKNDVKDKVAGLDLGANDYVTKPFEIEELLARIRANLRMKKPVDEHLHRFEDLTLNESTREVERAGRQIELTPREFDLLLYLMRHPKQVLGREQLLNAVWGYDYYGDTNVIDVYIRYLRKKIDFGEDATYLQTVRGVGYVLKEQPHEAQA, from the coding sequence ATGACAGAGCGCATATTGATAGTGGAAGATGAAAAAAGCATCGCCCGTGTCTTGGAGCTGGAGCTGAAATTCGAGGGTTATGAGACAACAGTCGCTTTGACGGGTTCGGAAGCCTTGATCCAGTTCAGGGAACAGGAGTGGGATCTGGTGCTGCTCGATCTGATGCTGCCGGAAATCCATGGCCTCGATGTCCTGAAGCGGATCCGTGCGTCGGATACCACGTTGCCGGTCATTCTGCTGACCGCAAAAAACGATGTCAAAGACAAAGTGGCCGGGCTGGACCTTGGCGCAAATGACTATGTGACAAAGCCGTTTGAAATCGAGGAGCTGCTTGCCAGAATCCGTGCCAATCTGAGGATGAAAAAACCAGTTGATGAACATTTGCACCGTTTTGAAGACCTTACACTTAATGAAAGCACGAGGGAAGTGGAGAGGGCGGGGCGGCAAATCGAGTTGACGCCCCGTGAATTCGATTTGCTCTTGTACTTGATGCGCCACCCGAAACAAGTACTGGGCCGCGAACAATTGTTGAATGCGGTATGGGGCTATGATTATTACGGCGACACGAATGTCATCGATGTCTATATCCGCTATTTGCGGAAGAAAATCGATTTCGGCGAAGATGCCACTTATTTGCAAACGGTTCGCGGCGTCGGCTACGTCTTGAAGGAGCAACCGCATGAAGCTCAAGCATAA
- a CDS encoding TRAP transporter permease, whose translation MSDKLSPEERKEKKLPPEDESYISEEKQKEILQKYDPESNTRDLSGMIKHVVFYGLLAFSLFQLYTAIFGQYTAYIQRSVHLGFALSLIFILFPMRRRKGARHKVAWYDYILALLSIGIGAYWPIMYDDLVFRIGRVTELDLIVGILAVILTLEATRRAVGLPITIIGLLFLSYGFFGPYFPGFMRHRGQDLESLIQLMFYTTDGILGTPIGVSATFIFTFLLFGSFLVKTGVGQYFNDLAVSLAGNLTGGPAKVAIFSSALQGTISGSSVANVVTSGSYTIPMMKKLGYKKEFAGGVEAAASTGGQLMPPIMGAAAFLMVEFIGGVTYWEIAKAAAIPALLYFTGVWIMTHFEAKRIGLKGLSADEMPDRKEVLKKIYLLTPILAIILFLLVGIPTMQAALYGILLTIFVSAFNKETRLGFKDIIHALVDGARTALAVAAATATAGIIVGVVVKTGLGLSLANGLVSASGGNVLLTLFFTMLAAIVLGMGSPTTANYVITSTIAAPAIITLLMVDEPAGAAVPIVVALSAHLFVFYFGIIADITPPVALAAFAASGISGGEPIRTGFNAAKLAIAAFIIPYMFVLSPELLMIDTTWTQLIWVLITAITGMIAIGAGLIGYWYRKLNWLERIITFATGIALIYPEGFTDLIGAAVFIVLFVIQWMSKDKKTKRPQTA comes from the coding sequence ATGAGTGATAAACTATCGCCAGAAGAAAGAAAAGAGAAAAAGCTTCCGCCTGAAGACGAAAGCTACATCTCGGAGGAGAAACAAAAAGAGATTCTCCAGAAATACGATCCGGAATCGAATACACGCGATTTGTCAGGCATGATCAAACATGTGGTGTTTTACGGGCTTTTAGCATTTTCGTTGTTTCAATTATACACAGCCATTTTCGGCCAATACACAGCGTACATCCAGCGTTCAGTCCACTTAGGGTTTGCGCTGTCGCTCATTTTTATCTTGTTCCCGATGCGCCGCCGGAAAGGTGCGCGCCATAAAGTGGCCTGGTATGATTACATACTTGCCTTATTGTCTATCGGTATCGGTGCGTATTGGCCGATCATGTACGATGATTTGGTATTCCGTATCGGCCGCGTGACCGAACTGGATTTGATTGTAGGGATCCTAGCCGTCATCTTGACGCTTGAAGCAACGCGCCGGGCTGTTGGGTTGCCGATTACCATCATCGGATTGCTGTTTTTATCATACGGATTTTTCGGGCCGTATTTTCCTGGGTTCATGCGCCACCGAGGCCAAGACCTGGAATCCTTGATCCAATTGATGTTCTACACGACAGACGGCATCCTCGGGACACCGATCGGGGTTTCTGCCACCTTCATCTTTACGTTCCTATTATTCGGTTCATTCCTGGTGAAGACCGGAGTCGGCCAGTATTTCAATGATCTCGCCGTATCGCTTGCCGGAAACTTAACAGGAGGGCCGGCAAAAGTAGCCATCTTCTCCAGTGCCCTGCAAGGGACCATCTCAGGGAGCTCGGTTGCCAACGTAGTTACATCCGGGTCTTATACGATCCCGATGATGAAAAAGCTTGGATATAAGAAGGAATTCGCCGGCGGCGTCGAGGCAGCAGCTTCGACAGGCGGCCAGTTGATGCCACCGATCATGGGGGCGGCAGCGTTCCTGATGGTCGAGTTCATCGGCGGCGTCACTTATTGGGAAATCGCCAAAGCGGCAGCCATCCCGGCGCTCCTATACTTTACGGGTGTGTGGATCATGACCCATTTCGAGGCAAAACGAATTGGATTGAAAGGCCTATCGGCGGATGAAATGCCGGACCGCAAAGAAGTATTGAAGAAAATCTATCTATTGACGCCGATCCTCGCGATCATCCTGTTTTTGCTGGTCGGGATCCCGACAATGCAAGCGGCCTTATATGGCATATTGCTGACGATCTTCGTCAGTGCTTTCAATAAAGAAACACGCCTTGGCTTTAAAGACATCATCCACGCCCTGGTGGACGGCGCGAGAACTGCGCTTGCGGTCGCCGCTGCGACAGCGACGGCAGGGATCATTGTCGGGGTTGTCGTGAAGACCGGCCTTGGGTTGTCCCTGGCAAATGGTCTTGTATCGGCATCCGGCGGGAACGTCCTGTTGACCTTATTTTTCACGATGCTTGCAGCGATCGTGCTTGGCATGGGCTCGCCGACAACGGCAAACTATGTCATCACCTCAACCATTGCTGCCCCAGCCATCATTACCTTGTTGATGGTCGATGAACCTGCTGGCGCGGCTGTACCGATCGTGGTCGCATTATCTGCCCATTTGTTCGTCTTCTACTTCGGGATAATCGCAGATATCACTCCGCCAGTCGCCCTCGCTGCATTTGCAGCTTCCGGGATTTCCGGCGGGGAGCCGATACGGACAGGTTTCAATGCGGCGAAGCTTGCCATTGCGGCATTCATCATTCCGTATATGTTCGTCTTGTCTCCAGAACTCTTGATGATCGATACGACCTGGACACAATTGATATGGGTATTGATCACCGCCATCACCGGGATGATCGCCATCGGTGCCGGATTGATCGGCTATTGGTACCGCAAACTCAACTGGCTGGAGCGGATCATCACATTCGCTACAGGGATTGCCTTGATCTATCCGGAAGGTTTCACGGATCTTATCGGAGCGGCTGTCTTTATCGTCTTGTTCGTGATCCAATGGATGTCGAAAGATAAAAAGACGAAAAGACCTCAAACAGCTTAA
- a CDS encoding PepSY domain-containing protein translates to MRKWWAIGIVIMVFSITALAFFLFPRTAADSVTMDEAAQTIEQLYGGAIENATETEGFYQIEFKRDDGTYLAAINRADGQVESLELLEKTGPAKALSEEQAREAAAAAEQGEMKEIQYIESDNRYEVEIHSETERKILFISAETGEVMDVQTEALETQAEPEPDTAQPEPERIISQNAAIAIAKETLDGIVDDVEFVQTTDGGYYLVEMDDNASDREATIQIHAIRGETMTVEWDD, encoded by the coding sequence ATGCGGAAATGGTGGGCTATCGGAATCGTCATCATGGTATTTTCCATCACGGCACTTGCTTTTTTCCTGTTTCCAAGAACGGCGGCTGATTCCGTGACAATGGATGAAGCGGCTCAAACGATTGAACAGCTTTACGGCGGTGCGATTGAAAATGCAACTGAGACAGAAGGGTTTTACCAGATCGAATTTAAAAGAGATGATGGAACATATTTAGCGGCGATCAACCGTGCCGATGGACAGGTCGAGTCGCTTGAGTTGCTGGAGAAAACCGGCCCTGCAAAAGCACTTTCTGAAGAACAAGCACGCGAAGCGGCCGCAGCAGCGGAGCAAGGGGAAATGAAAGAAATCCAATATATAGAATCGGATAATCGTTACGAAGTGGAAATCCACAGTGAGACGGAACGGAAAATCCTGTTCATTTCCGCAGAGACCGGGGAAGTAATGGATGTCCAAACAGAAGCGCTGGAAACCCAGGCTGAGCCTGAACCGGATACAGCGCAACCAGAACCAGAACGCATCATCAGCCAGAATGCAGCAATCGCTATCGCCAAAGAGACTTTGGATGGAATAGTCGATGATGTCGAATTTGTCCAGACGACAGACGGCGGCTATTATTTGGTTGAAATGGATGATAATGCATCCGATCGGGAAGCGACCATTCAAATTCACGCCATTCGTGGAGAGACGATGACAGTCGAGTGGGATGATTGA